In Antarcticibacterium arcticum, the genomic stretch TTACCTGTGATAATGTAGGAAACAATGATGTGGTGCTTACGGTAACCGATGTTAATGGTAAACAAAGTACAGCCAATGCTGTGGTAACCGTGGTTGATGATATTGCACCTACTGCTCTTGCTCAGAATGTGACTATCTACCTGGATGCTGATGGCAATGGTTCAACAACAGCAGCGGCTGTGGATAATGGTTCCAGCGATAACTGTGGTGTTGCCAGTCTTTCCCTTGATATTACCGCCTTTACCTGTGATAATGTAGGAAACAATGATGTGGTGCTTACGGTAACCGATGTTAATGGTAAACAAAGTACAGCCAATGCTGTGGTAACCGTGGTTGATGATACCGATCCGGTAGTAGATGCTAAGTCTTCTGTGACTGTTACTTTGGATGCCAGCGGGGCAGGTTCACTTGCTGTAGCTGATGTCCTGAACAGTGCCAGTGCAGATGCCTGTGGTATTGCCGGCGAGGTACTTAGCCGCACCAGCTTTGGCTGTACGGATGTAGGTACTTTTGATATCACATTAACTGTGAAGGATGCCAATAATAACGAGACAGTTGAAACCATCTCAGTAACCGTAGTAGATGATACCGATCCTGTAGTTGATGCTAAATCTTCTGTGACTGTTACTTTGGATGCCAGTGGCGCAGGCTCACTTGCTGTAGCTGATGTCCTGAACAGTTCCAGTACAGATGCCTGTGGTATTGCCAGCGAGGTACTTAGCCGTACCAGCTTTGGCTGTTCCGATGTAGGTACTTTTGATATCACTTTGACTGTAAAGGATGCCAATGATAACGAGACAGTTGAAACCATCTCAGTAACTGTAGTAGATGATACCGATCCGGTAGTTGATGCTGTATCTTCGATCACTGTTACTTTGGACAATACTGGCGCAGGCTCACTTGCTGTAGCTGATGTTCTGAACAGTGCCAGTACAGATGCCTGTGGTATTGCCAGCGAGGTGCTTAGCCTTACCAGCTTTGGCTGTTCCGATGTAGGTACTTTTGATATCACTTTGACTGTAAAGGATGCCAATGATAACGAGACAGTTGAAACCATCTCAGTAACTGTAGTAGATGATACCGATCCGGTAGTTGATGCTGTATCTTCGATCACTGTTACTTTGGACAATACTGGCGCAGGCTCACTTGCTGTAGCTGATGTCCTGAACAGTGCCAGTGCAGATGCCTGTGGCATTGCCAGCGAGGTACTTAGCCGTACCAGCTTTGGCTGTTCCGATGTAGGTACTTTTGATATCACTTTGACTGTAAAGGATGCCAATGATAATGAAACAGTTGAAACCATCTCATTAACCGTAGTAGATGATACCGATCCGGTAGTTGATGCTGTATCTTCGATCACTGTTACTTTGGACAATACTGGCGCAGGCTCACTTGCTGTAGCTGATGTCCTGAACAGTTCCAGTACAGATGCCTGTGGTATTGCCAGCGAGGTACTTAGCCGTACCAGCTTTGGCTGTTCCGATGTAGGTACTTTTGATATCACTTTGACTGTAAAGGATGCCAATGATAACGAGACAGTTGAAACCATCTCAGTAACTGTAGTAGATGATACCGATCCGGTAGTTGATGCTGTATCTTCGATCACTGTTACTTTGGACAATACTGGCGCAGGCTCACTTGCTGTAGCTGATGTTCTGAACAGTGCCAGTACAGATGCCTGTGGAATTGCCAGCGAGGTGCTTAGCCTTACCAGCTTTGGCTGTTCCGATGTAGGTACTTTTGATATCACTTTGACTGTAAAGGATGCCAATGATAACGAGACAGTTGAAACCATCTCATTAACCGTAGTAGATGATACCGATCCGGTAGTTGATGCTGTATCTTCGATCACTGTTACTTTGGACAATACTGGCGCAGGCTCACTTGCTGTAGCTGATGTCCTGAACAGTGCCAGTGCAGATGCCTGTGGCATTGCCAGCGAGGTACTTAGCCGTACCAGCTTTGGCTGTTCCGATGTAGGTACTTTTGATATCACTTTGACTGTAAAGGATGCCAATGATAATGAAACAGTTGAAACCATCTCATTAACCGTAGTAGATGATACCGATCCGGTAGTTGATGCTGTATCTTCGATCATTGTTACTTTGGACAATACTGGCGCAGGCTCACTTGCTGTAGCTGATGTTCTGAACAGTGCCAGTGCAGATGCCTGTGGAATTGCCAGCGAGGTACTAAGCCGTACCAGCTTTGGATGTTCAGATGTAGGTACTTTTGATATCACTTTAACTGTGACTGATTCCAATGGAAATAAAACTGAGAAGACTATATCAGTAACCGTAGTAGATGATACCGATCCGGTAGTTGATGCTGTATCTTCGATCACTGTTACTTTGGACAATACTGGCGCAGGCTCACTTGCTGTAGCTGATGTCCTGAACAGTGCCAGTGCAGATGCCTGTGGCATTGCCAGCGAGGTACTTAGCCGTACCAGCTTTGGCTGTTCCGATGTAGGTACTTTTGATATCACTTTGACTGTAAAGGATGCCAATGATAATGAAACAGTGGAAACCATCTCATTAACCGTAGTAGATGATACCGATCCGGTAGTTGATGCTGTATCTTCGATCATTGTTACTTTGGACAATACTGGCGCAGGCTCACTTGCTGTAGCTGATGTTCTGAACAGTGCCAGTGCAGATGCCTGTGGAATTGCCAGCGAGGTACTAAGCCGTACCAGCTTTGGATGTTCAGATGTAGGTACTTTTGATATCACTTTAACTGTGACTGATTCCAATGGAAATAAAACTGAGAAGACTATATCAGTAACCGTAGTAGATGATACCGATCCGGTAGTTGATGCTGTATCTTCGATCACTGTTACTTTGGACAATACTGGCGCAGGCTCACTTGCTGTAGCTGATGTTTTGAACAGTGCCAGTACAGATGCCTGTGGAATTGCCAGCGAGGTACTAAGCCGTACCAGCTTTGGATGTTCAGATGTAGGTTCTTTTGATATCACTTTAACTGTGACTGATTCCAATGGAAATAAAACTGAGAAGACTATATCAGTAACTGTTGAAGACACTACTGCACCAGTTGTGGATGCTGTATCTGCGATCACTGTTACTTTGGATGCCAGCGGAGCAGGCTCACTTTTAGTAGTTGATGTTCTGAGCAGTGCCAGTGCAGATGCCTGTGGAATTGCCCGCGAGGTACTAAGCCGTACCAGCTTTGGATGTTCGGATGTAGGTACTTTTGATATTACTTTAACTGTGACTGATTCCAATGGAAATGAAACTGAGAAGACTATATCAGTAACTGTAATAAATGATGCTCCGGTTCTATCGGCGATTTCAGGACCGGATGGGCCACAACAGCATACGTCATCGATAACATTATCGGCAACCGTAACCGATGTAAATCCTGATTCAGCGCATTTCTATTTCAGTACAGATGGAGGAGATACTTTTGGAGAACCCATACAGGTGTTAATTGATGATGATGGAAAAATTTCATATACCTTTACGCCTTCCGAAGCAGAAGTGTACCTTGTTAAATTAGAAGTTGTGGATGTATGTGGACTAACTGCAACTGAAGAATTTAGATATGTAGTAATTTTCGATCCTAACGGTGGCTTTGTAACCGGTGGCGGCACAATTTGGTCACCTGCTGGAGCATATAAAGATGATATGCTGCTTGAAGGACCGGCTAATTTTGGGTTCAATGCTAAATATAAGAATGGTAAAAACCTTACAAATGAGGTGGATGGAAGTACTAACTTCCAATTCAAAGCTGGTAACTTCCACTTTAAAAGTTCTTCTCATCAAAAAGAATCATTAATTGTTTCAGGTGGATTTAAGGCAACTTACAAAGGTGTTGGAACCGTAAATGGACAAGGTAATTATCAGTTTTTAGTAACTGTAATTGATGCCGAGGAGACATCTAACCATTCTACAGATTTATTTAGGATCAAAATATGGGATGGTAATAGAGTTGTTTATGATAACAATTTAGGTAATACAGAAGATAATGCAGATCCTTCTACTGCAATAACCGGTGGCTCCATTGTAATTCACAAACCTAAAGGGAACAACAAAACTGCTGAAACTAGTGAAAAACCAACTTTAGCGGTGAGTGAAGAAGCATTGGTTGTTGAGATCCTGGAGAGTATGGCCGTTGCGCCAAACCCTGTGAGAACTGATGCAAAGGTGAGATTCAGCCTGCTTGAAGATGCTGCAGTTGTGCTAAGGGTGTATGACTTTAACGGCCGCGAAGTAGACAGATTGTTCTCAGGAAACGTGAAAGCCAGCCAACAATACGAAGTTGAATTCCTACGTAAAAACCTTATGAGCGGGGTGTATATTCTTAAGTTAAGTACCGATCGTGGAAATTCTTATGACAAACAAATAATTATTGAATAACTAACTGACCCATTTAAAAACAAAAGCTTCGGAATCCGGAGCTTTTGTTATTTATAGGCTTTAAATTAAATTTAGATTGTACGTTCTCTAATATATTGCCATTTTTACTGTGAAATTTTGATTTTATTAGGAATTAGAGTTAAACAAGAATTAAAAAAAATTGAACTTTTATTTCTTCCATTAAATTTACACCGTATTAAAAACCAATTTCTATTTATGACAACCTACTACAAGCAAGCCGAAATTAAAGCCTCCATGAAAAAACTGGTGGATAGTTATTTAGAAGATTGTAAGAAATGTGAGGAGCTTTCTCCGGATTTTATTGATCTTATCAAATATAATTTTCTGGCAAAGTTTGTGTGCTATAATAAATCTACCCAAACCATTGAAATTGGAATAGAACAAAATTCGAAAGAAGATGATTTCTATCCGCAAATATTGGTTTATAAATATAAGTTGAATTCCAATAAAAAGTGGCTCGACCGTTCTTTTAAAGACGGAATAAACGATATGGCATTTTATGGAAAATTGCTGAATAAAAGTAAAATGAACCAGGAAGCAGAAGTGGTTCTTATTTAATACAGAAAAATTAATTTCTGCCCTACCTTTAAAATGGATCTGAAATCCCCGGTTTTAGATCCATTTTTATTTTTTAAACTTTGCTACCTGGAGAGGATATCTCTTATGATGATTCCCGCATGTACACGGGAATTTTCAATGAACCATTTGTGGGTTTCCATTCCGCCACAAATTACTCCGGCCAGATATATTCCGGGAATATTGGTTTCCATAGTTTCAGGATCGTACTTAGGTTTCAAAAGTTCATCGTCTGAAAGTTCAATTCCTATCGATTTCAAAAAAGCAAAATTTGGGCGGTAACCGGTTAAAAGCAAAACAAAATCATTTTGCAGTGTTATTTCTCCTTCCATAGTATTTAAAATGACTTCCTTTTCTTTTATCTCTTTCAAAGATGTATTGAAATAAGTCTTAATGCTACCTTCTTCTATTCGGTTCACAATATCGGGTCGCACCCAGTATTTCACCCGTTCACCAATTTCGGGGCTTCGCACAATCATGGTAACTTCACCACCTTTACGGTAGATCTCCAGGGCGGCATCTACGGCCGAATTGCTGGCGCCTACAACTATTACCTTCTGCTTTGCATAGTAATGCGGATCATTATAATAATGTGCCACTTTGGGCAAATCCTCCCCCGGAATATTTAAATAATTGGGGATATCATAAAATCCGGTAGCGATTACAACATTTTTCGAGGAATAGACTCCCTGTGTGGTGGTAACAGAATGCTCATTTTTTTTCGGGGTTTTAACCGAAAGCACCTTTTCAAAGAGGTTAATGTTAAGTTCATTGGAAGTTGCGATGCGCCGGTAATATTCCAGTGCTTCGGCCTTCCGTGGTTTCGGGTTGTTACTTATAAAAGGGATATTCTCCAGCTCCAGCTTATCTGAAGTTGAAAAAAAGGTCATGTTTGCCGGGTAATGGTACAAGGAATTTACCAGGCAACCTTTTTCCAGAATAAGGTAGTTAAGATTGTTTTTTTGAGCTTCCAGCCCACAGGCGATCCCAATGGGGCCGCCCCCAATAATTATAAGGTCGTATTGATTAGTTGGAATTGGCAAGTTTTTTAAGTCCTTTTATGGTTTCAGGTTGATCTGCTGCCTTAAATACATAACTCCCGGCCACAAGCACATCGGCCCCTGCCTTGACAAGTTCGGCCGCATTTTTATCGGTAACCCCACCATCGATCTCGATCAAAGTTTTTGCTCCCTTCTTTTCGATCATCTTTTTTAACTGGCGTACCTTATCATATGTTGCTTCAATAAAGCTTTGGCCACCGTATCCGGGATTCACACTCATAACACATACCAGGTCTATATCCTGAATAAGGTCCTTCAATAACTTAACATTTGTATGCGGATTAATAGCTACACCTGCCTTCATTCCTTCGGCCTTAATGGCCTGCAGGCTGCGGTGTAAATGGGTGCAGGCTTCATAATGTACGGTTAGGATATTCGCGCCAAGACTTGCAAATTCTTTTATATACCTGTCCGGATCTACGATCATTAAATGAACATCTATGGTCTTGGTAGCATGCTTGCTAATAGCCTGCAAAACCGGCATACCAAATGATATGTTTGGTACAAAGACCCCGTCCATGATATCAATGTGAAACCAATCGGCTTCAGAGTTGTTGATCATTTCAATATCGCGTTGCAGGTTGGCAAAATCGGCAGCAAGAACAGATGGGGCAATAAGTTTGGTTGACATACAAGTTTGTTTTCAGCGTAAAAATAAGAAGAATAAATCTATTAACGGGTGTCAATAAAAACTTCCAGGATCCTTTTGACCGTTTGTTGGGTTTGAGGATCAAGCCCTTCTACCTGTTCCATATATTCCTTTACCAGCTCGTAGTCGTATTTATTCCTGCTAGTCACTATCTCTGCCTTAAAGCCGTCAAAGGCCCCCTGTTTCAAATCTTTTCCCAATACCTGTATGATATTATGGTGCCGGTTATCTTTTTGAATTTGATCAAATAGCTCCAGCACAAACTTTTTATCCCCTTCCAGGATCTGGAAAAAATTTCCTTCAGAATATAACAGCACTCCTCTTATGTCGTGGCTGTTATTGAAATTCGAGGTGTAATCCAGGAGGTTTTCAACTTCCGGTTTTTCTAAATCGGCCTTGGCAGTGCTCACATAGCAAATTGCGTATCTCATATTCTTCTATTTAAAATTAATGGCTGAAATCTTGAAAATGGTCTTTTAAAACTTTTCTTGCAGCATTGTAACCACACATTCCGTGAACCCCGCCACCGGGTGGGGTAGAGGAGGAACAAATGTATACGCGTTCATCTGGAGTGGAATAAGGTGAGATGCTTACAATTGGCCTTGTAAACAGCTGGGTGATATCTTGTTTGCCCCCGTTAATATCCCCGCCTACAAGATTGGGATTCCAGGCTTCTAATTGAACCGTATTCATAGTTGATCTATCGAGAATGCAATTTTTAAACCCGGGCGCGGCCCGCTCTATTTGGTTTTCAACTATAGTGGTAAAATCCTTGATACTGCCGTTGGGTACATGAATATATGCCCAGGCGGTATATTTTCCTTCCGGAGCCCGGGAATCATCAAAATTGCTGTGTTGCGCTACTAATACATACGGCGTATCGGTCATTTTCTTGTTATGTATCTGTTCTTCAGATTGTTCAATTTCATCTTCAGTGAAACCAATATGAACAGTACCTGCCCTGCGGCATTTTTCACTCGTAAAGGGTATGGGTTGAGAAAGGGCCCAATCCATTTTAAAAACTCCTGCCCCATATTTATAAGAGCCCAAACGCGATCTGTAAAGATCCGGAAAGTCCAATCCCTGGATCTTAAGCAATTGCTTTGGAGTTAGGTCAAAGAGATAAGCCCGGGAGGGGGAAGTTCTTCCAGGTGTTTAACACGCGTATTTAAATGTAGCTCCCCACCCAGAGATTTGTAATAGGATACCAGGGCATTGGTAAAATTCTGCGCTCCTCCTTTAGGGAAAGGCCACCCATATTTGTGGGCCATGGTGGTGAGCACCAGGCCAAACGATGCGGAGGCAATATTGGTTAGGGGCAGGGTAGAGTGGGCTGCCGACCCATAGAAAAAGACACGGGTCTTCTCATTTTTAAAATAATGATTGGCCAGCATTTTTGCTGAAGGCAGCGCCTTCAATCCAAATTTCAGGAAATCTAGGGGATGCCCCGGAATACCCAATGGGCCGAGCAGATCATCCTCGAGTTTATTCCAGTTCTTTACCAGCTCCTCAAATAGCGTAATATACGCATCACGGTCTTCTCCCAGCTGGGCAGCAGTGTCCTCAATATTTTGATAGCAGGCATATGCAGTGCCATCCTCAAAAGGATGCGCATACGGTATTTGGGGGAATATCCATTCCAACCCGTGCTCCTGGAGGGGAAGATCCCTGAAAAATGGGGAGGCATAACCCATAGGCAGTATTGCCGATCCCACATCATGCCGGTATCCCGGCAGGGTTTTCTCCTCGGTCCTCGTGGCACCTCCGGGGGTAGAAGCCTGTTCAAAAATAGCGGTTCTCAGCCCCTGTTGTTGCAAATAAATAGCGGCTGCGAGACCATTGGACCCGCTGCCGGTTATAATAGCATCATACTTTTTCTCCATTAGGGTAATTCATTTAGATCCAGCCCGGCGAGGTATTCTTCAAAACTTATACTACCGTTCTGTTCGCCAATCATATCATTGGTGGTTATAAATGTGAAATAGTCCAGCTTATCGTGCATTCCCTCGCTGAAGATCTTAGGAAGTGCAGCTCCTATTTTTGCCATTGGGGTGGGTATTTTAATAATTTGTCCCCCTATCTTATTTTCTATCATTTTAGCCATTTCCATTCTTGTATAAATGTTAGGGCCTCCAACTTCAATGATATCAGAACCGTTTTCCCTATAGGAAACCACAACTTTAGCAAGATCTTTATGGTGTATACTGTTTGTTTTTGCGGTACCGTCACCAATGACCGGGATGACTTTGCGTTTTGCAAGAATGGCAAGGTCATTTAAACCGGAGAAGAATCCCACCGGTCTCAGGATGGTATAATCAAGTCCCGAAGCCCGTAATTCATTTTCAAACATTTTATGGGCTTTGGCAATGCTGTAATCTTTTTCAACATCGGCCCCTTTAATAGATACATACACAAAACGTTTCACGCCGTTCTTAACCGCATCTTCAAGTATTGTTTTATTTGCAAGGTAATCGGTTTCAAAGAAGGAATCTTCAGAGGGGGTAAAGAGGCTTACACTTTTTCCCAGGGCAGAGATCACTGTGGTGACACCACTGGTAAGACCTTTTATTTCCTCTGCACCTCCAGATGCATCTCCAATAAATATATCATTTGTATAAGGTGTTACTTTAGAACTTTCATTTTCTGAAAGTACCAGGGCTCTTACGTTTATATTCTTTTCTCTTAAAAGTTTTACAATCTCCAGGCCCAGCGAACCGGTGGAGCCGGCCACCAGTGTTCTTTCATTATTTTCCATTTTCATAATTCAATTTTTTTATCTGTAATTTAAACAGAAAAAAAGTGAAAAGCTGCGCTATAGTTTAGATTAACAGAACTTTAAGCAGAGATTAACCACCCCGTGTTTAAGCCAGAAAAAGGTTGGAAGCTACCCAACTAAAAAAGTAGGGAAACAAAAAAACCCCGGTCATCACTCCGGGGTTCATTCATCAATCAAAAAACGAACAGTTATCCCACGCCTTGCGGCACGGGACTGTTGTCATCTTAAATATTATCCAAGGTAAGTTTTCAAAATTTTACTTCTGGAAGTATGTTTTAGTCTTCTAATAGCTTTTTCCTTTATCTGGCGCACGCGCTCTCTTGTAAGATCAAAAGTCTCGCCAATTTCTTCAAGCGTCATAGGATGTTGATCTCCCAATCCAAAATAAAGTCTAATCACATCTGCCTCACGCGGCGTAAGGGTTTCAAGGGCTCTTTCAATCTCGGTGCGCAAAGATTCGTGCAACAGCTCCCTGTCTGGGTTTGGAGATTCCCCACTGCGCAATACATCATAAAGGTTGGAATCTTCACCTTCTACAAGGGGAGCATCCATAGATACGTGACGCCCGGAATTTTTCATAGATTCCTTCACGTCATTTATAGTCATATCAAGTTCTTTTGCGATCTCCTCTGCACTTGGAGGACGTTCGTGAGATTGCTCAAGAAAGGCAAAAGTCTTGTTGATCTTGTTAATAGATCCAATTTTGTTCAACGGTAAACGCACAATACGCGATTGCTCGGCCAGTGCCTGCAGGATCGACTGGCGAATCCACCAAACGGCATAGGAAATAAATTTAAAACCCCTGGTTTCATCAAAACGCTTTGCAGCCT encodes the following:
- a CDS encoding phytoene desaturase family protein → MEKKYDAIITGSGSNGLAAAIYLQQQGLRTAIFEQASTPGGATRTEEKTLPGYRHDVGSAILPMGYASPFFRDLPLQEHGLEWIFPQIPYAHPFEDGTAYACYQNIEDTAAQLGEDRDAYITLFEELVKNWNKLEDDLLGPLGIPGHPLDFLKFGLKALPSAKMLANHYFKNEKTRVFFYGSAAHSTLPLTNIASASFGLVLTTMAHKYGWPFPKGGAQNFTNALVSYYKSLGGELHLNTRVKHLEELPPPGLISLT
- a CDS encoding phytoene desaturase family protein; the encoded protein is MLKIQGLDFPDLYRSRLGSYKYGAGVFKMDWALSQPIPFTSEKCRRAGTVHIGFTEDEIEQSEEQIHNKKMTDTPYVLVAQHSNFDDSRAPEGKYTAWAYIHVPNGSIKDFTTIVENQIERAAPGFKNCILDRSTMNTVQLEAWNPNLVGGDINGGKQDITQLFTRPIVSISPYSTPDERVYICSSSTPPGGGVHGMCGYNAARKVLKDHFQDFSH
- a CDS encoding SDR family oxidoreductase; the protein is MKMENNERTLVAGSTGSLGLEIVKLLREKNINVRALVLSENESSKVTPYTNDIFIGDASGGAEEIKGLTSGVTTVISALGKSVSLFTPSEDSFFETDYLANKTILEDAVKNGVKRFVYVSIKGADVEKDYSIAKAHKMFENELRASGLDYTILRPVGFFSGLNDLAILAKRKVIPVIGDGTAKTNSIHHKDLAKVVVSYRENGSDIIEVGGPNIYTRMEMAKMIENKIGGQIIKIPTPMAKIGAALPKIFSEGMHDKLDYFTFITTNDMIGEQNGSISFEEYLAGLDLNELP
- the rpe gene encoding ribulose-phosphate 3-epimerase, giving the protein MSTKLIAPSVLAADFANLQRDIEMINNSEADWFHIDIMDGVFVPNISFGMPVLQAISKHATKTIDVHLMIVDPDRYIKEFASLGANILTVHYEACTHLHRSLQAIKAEGMKAGVAINPHTNVKLLKDLIQDIDLVCVMSVNPGYGGQSFIEATYDKVRQLKKMIEKKGAKTLIEIDGGVTDKNAAELVKAGADVLVAGSYVFKAADQPETIKGLKKLANSN
- a CDS encoding BLUF domain-containing protein; its protein translation is MRYAICYVSTAKADLEKPEVENLLDYTSNFNNSHDIRGVLLYSEGNFFQILEGDKKFVLELFDQIQKDNRHHNIIQVLGKDLKQGAFDGFKAEIVTSRNKYDYELVKEYMEQVEGLDPQTQQTVKRILEVFIDTR
- a CDS encoding SRPBCC family protein produces the protein MTTYYKQAEIKASMKKLVDSYLEDCKKCEELSPDFIDLIKYNFLAKFVCYNKSTQTIEIGIEQNSKEDDFYPQILVYKYKLNSNKKWLDRSFKDGINDMAFYGKLLNKSKMNQEAEVVLI
- a CDS encoding YpdA family putative bacillithiol disulfide reductase, with amino-acid sequence MPIPTNQYDLIIIGGGPIGIACGLEAQKNNLNYLILEKGCLVNSLYHYPANMTFFSTSDKLELENIPFISNNPKPRKAEALEYYRRIATSNELNINLFEKVLSVKTPKKNEHSVTTTQGVYSSKNVVIATGFYDIPNYLNIPGEDLPKVAHYYNDPHYYAKQKVIVVGASNSAVDAALEIYRKGGEVTMIVRSPEIGERVKYWVRPDIVNRIEEGSIKTYFNTSLKEIKEKEVILNTMEGEITLQNDFVLLLTGYRPNFAFLKSIGIELSDDELLKPKYDPETMETNIPGIYLAGVICGGMETHKWFIENSRVHAGIIIRDILSR
- a CDS encoding sigma-70 family RNA polymerase sigma factor, with translation MRQLKITKQVTNRETASLDKYLQEIGKVDLITADEEVELAQKIKAGDDRALEKLTKANLRFVVSVAKQYQNQGLTLPDLINEGNLGLIKAAKRFDETRGFKFISYAVWWIRQSILQALAEQSRIVRLPLNKIGSINKINKTFAFLEQSHERPPSAEEIAKELDMTINDVKESMKNSGRHVSMDAPLVEGEDSNLYDVLRSGESPNPDRELLHESLRTEIERALETLTPREADVIRLYFGLGDQHPMTLEEIGETFDLTRERVRQIKEKAIRRLKHTSRSKILKTYLG